The following DNA comes from Lemur catta isolate mLemCat1 chromosome 19, mLemCat1.pri, whole genome shotgun sequence.
accccagcccctcctccctcagacccaggggtccgggcccccagccccttctctctcagacccaggggtccaggcccccagtccctcctccctcagacccaggggtccgggcccccagcccctcctccctcagacccaggggtccaggcccccagtccctcctccctcagacccaggggtccggGTCCCCAGCCTCTCCTTCCTGGGCCCAGGAGCCAGCACCTGTGTCTGGGTGGAACTTGAGCTGCCCCTCAGGGTTGGAGGCGGGGGCGTTGaggccctgctgctgctgtttcctctgctccaGGTGCAGAACAGCCTGTAGGAGGTGGGGATGCCACAGACAAGAGGGTATGACACTGGCATTCCAAGATACTCAGGTCTCAGCCCCCAAACTGAGACTCCACAGCAACCTGCTAAGTGGTCACAGGCCAATCCCTTCCTTACGGGCCTCAGTTTTTCTCTTGCTGAGAGCTGGGCTTAGTAATAGTTGAGGATCCACTTCTCCCTCCCATCATGGCTTGGGTCCTGCCCTGGGACAAGGAAGCCCTCAGTGGACCCTAGATGAGTCTACCCTTGACCCTGCTCCCACTTACAACCCCACTGCCCTTACCCAACATGGAAGCCACAGAGCTGTCAGGGATGGGAAAACGTCTGCCCTTACTCAAGATGGCGGCGGCCACCTGAGGATCTACCAGTGATTAACGGGCAGCCACAGCCTTCCCAGCTTCTGGACACCTATGTGGACGAGGACAAGGGCCACCAGAGACTTAGAAGATGGAACCAGCTGCCCCACCTGCTGCAGCTCTCTCTTCTGGGCCTCCAGGCGGCCCTGGGACCGCCCTAGAGCCTCTGTCTCCTGGCTGAGGCGCTGGGCCTTGGCGTTCAGCTCGGCCTCCCGGGCAGCCAGCTCCTCCTCGAAACGCCGCAGCTCTTCCTCGGTGTAGGCAGGGTGCATCTCCACCGtctgcaggggcagggacaggggccATCAGTGTGGGTCACTCAGCTTGGCCCACCCAGGTTGGAGAGGGGTCTGCCAGGAGGTTTACAGGAGGCTGGGGGCATGTGTGGACGGAGAGACCGGAGTGGGGAGTGGGACAAAGACCTAGAGACAGGGGAAAACAGAGACCcagagggcaggggacagagtttcagagagacagggacagagacctAGGGGGGTAGCCAgagactcagagagagagagagagagagagagaagcagccaGAGACATTGAAACCAAGGTCAGGGCTGGGACAGAGATGCATGCAGGGCCCTGAGTAGCCCCATGACCTCACCTCCCAGCCCTCGCCAGTGTCCCCAAACTCCTTCCTCTGAGTGGATGCGAGGAATTCCTCCAGGGTCACGAGGCGGTCCTGGTTGGTGTCCACCTGGGGAGCCAGATGAgggtaagtgacagagctgggcccctcccctgcccgcctGGCCCCCCCCCTTACATTCTTCATCACGTGCTCCCGCATGCGCAGCcgctcctcctccatctcccgcATGTCGTCCTCCTCGTTCCTGGGGTCATACACCTTCTCCAGCTGCAGGGCAAGCATTGGCGGGGGGCACTGAGAGGTCCAGGGCGACCAACTCCAACTCCCATCCAGGGGGACTTCAGGGACTGCTAGGATCCCTGAGGGGACGTGTGGCTGCCCTGGGTGTCCCCCCTGTGCTCGAGGCTCCTGAGATGCTCACCTCCTTGGTGAAGAGGGCTTCTAGCTCCTGCTCGTCCAGGACACCGTCACTGTTGATATCTAAGGGGAAAGAGACAACAGGGTATCTCGAGGGGCTGAGGACAGGGTGGGTGACGTCCCTGGTGAAGGAATTTGGGGCTGATGTGGGGTCTAATAGGGGACAGGTAACTACAGGTCTCTGGTGGTGGCCTGGTGGCCCCCAGGCTTCAGCACCCACTAGGCCTGCCGCTGGGGCAGCCCGTTCCCTGGTACTCAGGGTCCCGAGAATGGAAGAGAAGGAGGTCGGGCTTCACTAGGACTTGCTTGGGCCCACTGTCACGAAAGACAATTCTCTGTCCCTAGCAGCCCATGTTCTGGGCTGGGGTGTCAGggacctctgcctcccagagacCCAGGCCAGGGCTGACTCCAGCTGCCAGGGGGCCTCTCCTGCCTGTCCAGCTCTCCCAGCTGCAGGGCCCCGAGCTCCATGGGCCGTACTcactgtccccacctccacccgCTCCCTCCTCTGCTCACTCAGATCAGCACCAACCTTGCTCCTACCGAGGTGGCCAGGAACCCTCATCTTGCAAACCCAAGGGTTAATTTTCAGGCTGTATCTTACTTGACTTTCTACCCTGGGCTTCCAGAACGTCACTTTGTAATCTGTCCTCTCTGGCTGCCCCAGTCTCCTCTGCCAGCTCTGTCCTCTTCCTGACCTCTCCATGCTGGCACGCCCCAGGGCTCAGGCCTGGGGGCCCCCCTCTATCTAACGCTTCGGATCCtcgctgtccaatatggtagccactagccacgtggGCTGTTTACACTTAAGTTGATTAAGAgtaaataagatttaaatttcagtttatcAGTCCCACTTGATACATGGCAATATACTCGATAGCCATTATGTGGCTGGCGGCTACCATACTGTCAGCGCAGGTATGGGACATTTTCGTCATCACAGAGAGTTCTATCGGCCAGCACCTCCCCAGCTCCTCTGGTTCCTCGGCCTCCACATCCAAATATCCAACTGTCCGTTCTCCATCTCCTCACAGGTGCCTGACAGACATCTCTAACTTAACACCACCAGACCCAgctccccaccttccctgccaaacgtgatcctcccatcttagtAGAAGGTAACTCCATCCTTCTAGTTGCTTGGGCCAAATGCCCTGGAGTGACATGTGACCCTCTCATTCCCTTATAACCCTTGTCTAGTCCATCTGCAAGGCCTACCAGCCTGACCTTCAAGATGATtccagaatccaaccacttctccCTATTTCCCGTAGTCAAGCCACCAACATCTGTCACTTTCTCAGTAGGCTCCTGACTTTGGCCCTTGCCCCTACAGTCTGCCTTGAACACAGCACCCAGAGGGATTCTGCCGACCCTTAAGGCAGACAGTGTCAGTCCTCTGTGGTGTTCTGTCACAGACAGAATAAAGTCCACCTCCCTTCCACTAGCTACAGGGCCCTGAGTGGCTGCTGCCACCTCCCCCGCCATCTCTGCTGTCACTCTTTTCTTCGTGCATTAGTTCAAGCAACTGGAAACCCACCAAGCTCGCTCTTCCCTACGTGTGCTGGTCGTTTCCTCCATCTAGAATGTTATTCTCCCAAATATCTGCAGGGCTCAGCCCCTCACCTCACTGAGGTCTCTGTTCAAACGTCCTTTctctagagctgtgctgtccaatgcaGCAGCCACCAGCCACGTGGGGCAAcagaaatcaaaattaatatcAAGTATAATGAGAAATGCAGTTCCccaacattatgctaagtgaaaccagccagtcacaaaaaagacaaatactgaatgattccactcatatgaggtacctggagtagtcaaaatcagagagacagaaaatagaatggtggttgccaaaggctgggggaggggaagatggggagttgtttaatggatacGGAGTTTCAGTTGTGCAAGATGGGAAGTGTTTGGTGACAGATcgcacaacaatgtaaatatacttaacactatgGAACtgataaaaatgactaaaactgGATTTGGAGGCATGCACTCATAACCCCAGCTatgtggaaggctgaggcaagaggatcacctgagtccaggagttcaagaccagcctgggcaacagagcaagacccctgtcacacatgcgcacacgcacacaaaagcttaagatggtaaattttatgttccGTGTATTTTAGCATAAATAAaaacctttcaaaataaaaaatttcattcatccaaactaaaatagaattttttaaaaatttcattcctCAGTCATATGAACCACagttcaagtgctcagtagctggTGGGGCTGGTGGCTGCTGGGCAGGATGACACAGACGCAGAACGGTCCCATCAGTGCACAGCGTTCTGTTTGAACAGCAAAAACTTTCCTGATTGTGCTACTTGAAACTGCTTCTCTAGCCCCTTAATGTGCTATCTTCTTTTCCATGATACATATCACTACCTGAGACCCTATAGAACCTTCCTCAttgattctaaaatgtacattttatcatCCCTGAAATTGAGATGCACCTTATCATCGATGGTGTGTCAGATTCATTATTAATAGTGGCTTATGTAAAATACTAGTACGTCTCACGCACGATGGTCTCCTAGAATCACTAAAACGTAGTAGGGTCTGTTTGCTTCATCACCAGCTCTGAGGGGaagaactttgttttgttcacgGTTGTATCCACAGGGTCTTGACAAAGCTTGGTCCTCAGAGAGGCTTAGTAAACACTtacagaatgaatgaatcaggGCTTGCTAAGCTCTGCTGATAGGTTGAGCTTCTGGGTCAGGGTCCTGGGCATATCCGAGGGGGCCTGGCAACCCCAGATCACGCTCCCAGATGGGGAGGGATTGACTGAAGGGGGATGTGTCTCTGGTCCGCCACAGAGAAGGGGTTTTCCCTGCCTCTGGAGGCCTGGTTACTAGGGAGCAACCCATCCTTAGCGACAGGGCTCCCAGAGGGGACCAGGGCTTCTGGGCTGCTTGGGAGGGGAGCCCAGGCCTCGCCACGCCTGGTTAGCTCCGTTAGTGGACACCGGCTGGTCCATAGAATCCAGAGGTCTGGTATATGCTGAAAAGAGGCCCAGCTCTTCCATGGAAGATCCCAGCTCCAGcaacagggaggggcagggcctccTGGTCAGCCAGGGGAGATGGGCTCAGGTCTCCTGGGCTTCACTCAGCCCCACTGGGGTCTTAGCATTCAGGCCCCAGAAAGGTTAGAGCCTTAGGGTCTGGGACTCCCTCCCCACCTTACCATGCAGTATGAAGAAGGTCTTGGGGTTAAACCTGTTGGGGTCCAATCCATCTAGCTCCTCCCACACCTCCTTCAACTGGGCTTGGCTGCCCTGTGGAAAGGAGAGTCAGGAGCTCATGAGCAAGAACTCTGGATGCCATGGGATAAAGCCAGAGAACACTTTACCCCCATCTAACAAATATTCTCCcgaagaaagaaaactaagaaaactaCAACTCCCAGCAGCCTCTGGGGCAGTTCAGTATAACAACAGGCATTTTTTGCCTCAGGGGCTCCTGGGAGTTGAAGTTCTTCAACCACTTTCTAGCCTTGTGGTGCTTAGAAAGTTAGACACACATGGCAGGGAGTGGGTGGGCATAAATGGGGGTCTTTACAGGCACGTTGACTTTGGGGTGCTCTCGGTGCCGGCGCTGTTGCTCTTCcagcttcctctctgcctcctttcgTTGCTCCTCTCCCAGTGACTCCAGGTAACGGCGTCTCTCATGTTCCTTGAGCATCTCGTAGCGTTTGAACTCTTCGTGATGGGCTGCGTCATACTGGGCGAGGTCCCGGGTGGCCTGGGGAAAGGCAGAAGGTTATTCTCTTCTCACCCCAATGCCTAGCCCCTAATTCCAATATCCAACCGGTGGGCCCTTGGCCTtgacccagccccagcctcccctgtTCTAAAGTCTCAAGTCCTGGTATCACTTTCTTGGTCCTCGTGATCGCTCCTGCCCCATAACACACCTTCTTCTCTTTGTTCAAAAAGGATTATGACAATTACATAATAGCAACTTGAACCTACCTCTTTCAAGGCCTCCACAATCTCAAGATCTTGAGGGAATAAGTAAATAAGGAACAGCACACATAGTGAACTTAATGTGGAAAGCAGTATACTGCCAGGTGGTCAAGAACAGGAAGTCTCTAATTATTCTGCCCAGGGTTCAAATCTAGGCTCTGCCACATGCTCAGATCTCATTAGTTCTGTGATCTTGGCCaagtcactcagcctctctgtgtcTGAGTTTCTgcctctataaaatggagatgacaataCCATACTGTAttgtggctgggcacggtggctcacacctgtaatcctagcactctgggaggttgaggcaggaggatcatttgagctcaggagtttgagaccagcctgagctagagtgagacctcgtctctactaaaaatagaaagaaattatctggacaactaaaaatatatagaaaaaattagccgggcatggtggcacatgcctgtagtcccagctactcaggaggctgaggcaggaggatcgcttgagcccaggaatttgagtttgctgggagctaggctgacgccatgggcttgggcaacagagcaagactctgtctcaaaaaaaaacaaaaaaacccatactATATTGAATAGTGTCCGtcctcaaaattcatgtccacaaggaatctcagaatgtgaccttatttggaaatagggtatctgcagatgtaattagttaagatgatgTCCTACTGGATTAGGGTTAGGCCCTAAATCTAATGACTGGTATCTCTGTAAGATGCTACAGAGAATACACAGAGACACATGGGGCAAATGCCATGAGATGACAGAGGCAGGGACTGTGATGACACATCTACAGGCCAAGCTACGCCGAGGACTGCTGCCCATCCCCAGAAGCCgagggctggggggaggcaaGGGACAGATTCTCCCTCTGAGCCTCCAGAAGGAGCTCACCCTGCCAACACCGTGACATTGAACTttggccttcagaactgtgagacgataaatttctgttgttttaaaccatcaAGTGCAtgttacaggttgaatatccctaacctgaaaacccaaaatccaaaatgctccaaaatccaaaaatttctGAGCACTAACCTgacgctcaaaggaaatgctcattggagcattttggattttggatttttggactagggatgctcaaccagtattctgcaaatattccaaaatctgaaaagatcTGAAATCCGGAACACTTCTGGCCCTAGGCAGATAAGGGACATTCAACCTGTACTTTGTTGCAGCAGCTGTGGGAAACTAATATGCTATTTCGTAGGGTGGTTTTGGGACTCAATGAGAtttgttcatttactcatttaataaacatttattgagcacctactgtgtgccaggccctgtcctagATGCTAGGGACACAAcagagaacaaaatagacaaaaatccctgccctcatggagctggtagggaaaggcaggaaagaagaaagaactaaaagaaaataaattggctgggcgaggtggctcacatctgtaatcctagcactttgggagactggggtgggaggattgcttggggccaggagttcaagaccagcctgagcaagagcgagacccccatctctataaaaaaagaaaaattagccagtgcaGGGGCGTGTGcctctagttccagctactagggaggctgaggcaggaggatcatttgaggagtgtgaggttacagtaagctaggttgacaccattgcactctagcctgggcaacaaagtgagaccttatctctaaacaaaacaaaacaaaacaaaacatagaaaataaattagtaaaacaCATAGTATGATATATGGTGAGAAGTGTGAAGAAGACATAGAAGGAAAGAGGAACTGGGCTTGGAGGGTGGGGCCGTGGTTGGAATTTTCAGAAGGGtgttcagggaaggcctcactgaaaGGAGGATGCTTCGGCAACGACCAGAAGGagttgagggagggagggagctctACGGGTGTCTTGACTCAAAGTGcaccaggcagagggcagagcaagtgccaaggccctgaggcggGCACAggcctggtgtgtgtgtgaggaactccgaggaggccagtgtggctggagcagagtgattGGAGGGCTGAGGGCCGAGCCAGAAGGGGAAACGGTGTGGGGCCTCGATCTCCAGTGACGCCATCTGGGGCGACAGGACTGGTAGAGGGGTTTGGGGCAGAGGAGAGATGTGACCTAAGGAGATCTAACAGGATTCCTCTGGCTGATACGACAGGCAGAGTAATgtccccccaaagatgtccacgtcctaatcctCAAAACCTGGGGGTATGTGATGTTACATGGCGAAGAGGAATTAAGGTGGTAATTAGCTGACCTGAAAATAGGGGGAGTAGCCTGGATCTCCCAGGGGGGCCCCTTAAAGGCAGAAGAAGGAAGCCGTGGAGGAGGAGAGGCAAGAGGGAGATGTGACTACAGGACAGCCAGAGAGATGCTACAGTGCCACCTctgaagatggaggaggaggccACCAGCCAAGGGATGCacgcagcttctagaagctggaaaaggcaaggaaatggactCCTAGAGGTTCCAGAAAGAAGGCAGCCCTGTTGATGCCCTGATTATAGCCCAGTGTCCTAGGCTGCAAGATGGCCCCCAAAAGAGGTCAATGTCCTAATCGCCAGAACCTGTCAGTATGTTACCTTATGTGGAGAAAGGGCATCTGCAGGTGGGACTAGGTTCAGACACTGAGGtggggagatcatcctggattacctGTGTCggccctaaatgccatcacacGCATCCTCACAAGAGGGGGCCAGAGGGAGGTTCAGCACACACAGTGGAGGGGCCAAGTGAAGACAGGCAGACAGCGACTGGAAGATGCTGGCTTGAAGACGAGTGAAGCGGCCACCAGCCCGGGGATGCTGCCAGCCCTCGGAAGCTGGAAGACGCAAGGAATGGATTTTTCCCTAGAGCCTCCGGAGGTAGCACGGGCCTGCCAGAACCTTGGTTTGGGCCCAGTAAGCCTCATTttgggcttctggcctccagaactgtgcgaaaataaattcctgttgtttatctgttacagcagcaacaggggAACACACAGTGGAGCAGACCATCGACCTGGCGATTGCGTCCCAGGGGACGGTCGTCAATGTCCGAAGACATTTCTGATGGGCACAACTTGGGGAGGTCTACGGCACCTAGTGGGCCGAGGCCAGGGACGCTGATGAACCACCTACAACGCACAAGGCGGCCCCAGGACAGAGAACCATCCCGCCCCAACCAAGCGTCAAGAGTGCCGAGTTGAGGAATCCTGCCACAGACAGTGGAGGCAGATGCCGGGGTCCCAATGAAGCAGCGCCTATGAGAGAGGATGGGAGCTGGAGAGAAACGGACAGTTTCTGGAATGTTCTAGAAATAAGCTGCAGAAACATTTGTCAGGTACTGAGCACCAGGTTTGTACACAGTGAAGTGGCTGTTGCTATTACCGTCTTGGCCACTAGATGGAGCTCTGGTGGAGCCAGAAAAGCGGGGCAGGGCCGGGAGCGGGGGCGGGGCTGACGGTGGCatctgcagggctgggggagctgTGGAAGGGCCCCATGAGGCCAGGATGTTGGGCCCACATCTCAGATGCGGACTGTATTAGCTCTACTGCCACTGTAACAAATTCCCACAAACTAATGCCTGAAAGGAACACAAGTTTATCATCTTAGGGTGCGGAGCCCAGACCAAAATTAGTTTCACTGgcttgaaatcaaggtgttggcagcaACATGTTCCTC
Coding sequences within:
- the NUCB1 gene encoding nucleobindin-1 isoform X2, translating into MPPSGSRGALLLPPLLLLLVLLRAVLAVPLERGTPNREESPATESPDTGLYYHRYLQEVINVLETDGHFREKLQAANAEDIKSGKLSRELDFVSHHVRTKLDELKRQEVSRLRMLLKAKMDAEQEPNVQVDHLNLLKQFEHLDPQNQHTFEARDLELLIQTATRDLAQYDAAHHEEFKRYEMLKEHERRRYLESLGEEQRKEAERKLEEQQRRHREHPKVNVPGSQAQLKEVWEELDGLDPNRFNPKTFFILHDINSDGVLDEQELEALFTKELEKVYDPRNEEDDMREMEEERLRMREHVMKNVDTNQDRLVTLEEFLASTQRKEFGDTGEGWETVEMHPAYTEEELRRFEEELAAREAELNAKAQRLSQETEALGRSQGRLEAQKRELQQAVLHLEQRKQQQQGLNAPASNPEGQLKFHPDTDDAPVPAPAGDQKDVDASEKKVPEQQPPVVPQLDSQQL
- the NUCB1 gene encoding nucleobindin-1 isoform X1; its protein translation is MPPSGSRGALLLPPLLLLLVLLRAVLAVPLERGTPNREESPATESPDTGLYYHRYLQEVINVLETDGHFREKLQAANAEDIKSGKLSRELDFVSHHVRTKLDELKRQEVSRLRMLLKAKMDAEQEPNVQVDHLNLLKQFEHLDPQNQHTFEARDLELLIQTATRDLAQYDAAHHEEFKRYEMLKEHERRRYLESLGEEQRKEAERKLEEQQRRHREHPKVNVPGSQAQLKEVWEELDGLDPNRFNPKTFFILHDINSDGVLDEQELEALFTKELEKVYDPRNEEDDMREMEEERLRMREHVMKNVRGGARRAGEGPSSVTYPHLAPQVDTNQDRLVTLEEFLASTQRKEFGDTGEGWETVEMHPAYTEEELRRFEEELAAREAELNAKAQRLSQETEALGRSQGRLEAQKRELQQAVLHLEQRKQQQQGLNAPASNPEGQLKFHPDTDDAPVPAPAGDQKDVDASEKKVPEQQPPVVPQLDSQQL